In Roseofilum capinflatum BLCC-M114, one DNA window encodes the following:
- the rcbX gene encoding RuBisCO chaperone RbcX, translating to MDIKNVAKATSRVLASYLTYQAVKVVTNQLRETNPGEAVWLSGFSSTGKIQDGEAYLDELFQAKPEMAFRVMTVREHLAQEVTDFLPEMVRSNIQQSNMEHRRQYLERVTRLNIPDSSSDTESPADSD from the coding sequence ATGGATATTAAAAACGTTGCCAAAGCTACTAGCCGTGTACTGGCGAGTTATCTCACCTATCAAGCGGTCAAAGTAGTCACGAACCAGTTAAGAGAAACCAACCCCGGTGAAGCCGTTTGGCTCAGTGGATTTTCCTCAACAGGGAAAATTCAGGACGGAGAAGCCTATCTTGACGAGCTGTTCCAAGCCAAACCAGAGATGGCCTTCCGGGTGATGACAGTACGAGAACATCTTGCCCAAGAAGTTACTGATTTCTTACCTGAAATGGTTCGCAGTAATATTCAACAAAGCAATATGGAACATCGCCGTCAATATCTCGAACGGGTAACGCGACTTAATATCCCTGATTCTTCTTCTGATACCGAATCACCAGCCGATTCAGATTGA
- a CDS encoding form I ribulose bisphosphate carboxylase large subunit, with protein MSYAQTQAQSKSGYQAGVKDYKLTYYTPDYTPKDTDVLAAFRMTPQPGVPPEEAGAAVAAESSTGTWTTVWTDLLTDLDRYKGRCYDIESVPGEDNQYICYVAYPLDLFEEGSVTNMLTSIVGNVFGFKALRALRLEDMRIPIAYLKTFQGPPHGITVERDKLNKYGRPLLGCTIKPKLGLSAKNYGRAVYECLRGGLDFTKDDENINSQPFMRWRDRFLFVQEAIEKAQAETGEIKGHYLNVTAPTVEQMMQRAEFAKEIGTPIIMHDYLTGGFTANTTLARWCRDNGVLLHIHRAMHAVIDRQKAHGIHFRVLAKCLRMSGGDHLHSGTVVGKLEGEKGITMGFVDLMREDHIEQDRQRGIYFTQDWASMPGVMPVASGGIHVWHMPALVEIFGDDSCLQFGGGTLGHPWGNAPGATANRVALEACIQARNEGRNLFREGGDVIREACKWSPELAVACELWKEIKFEFEAMDTV; from the coding sequence ATGTCTTACGCTCAAACTCAAGCCCAGTCTAAATCTGGGTATCAAGCTGGTGTAAAGGATTATAAGTTAACCTACTACACACCAGATTACACACCGAAAGATACCGACGTTCTAGCCGCATTCCGGATGACCCCCCAACCGGGCGTTCCTCCCGAAGAAGCAGGCGCTGCGGTAGCTGCGGAATCATCCACCGGAACCTGGACAACCGTATGGACTGACCTATTAACCGATCTCGATCGCTACAAAGGTCGTTGCTACGATATTGAATCGGTTCCCGGAGAAGATAACCAATACATTTGTTATGTAGCTTATCCTCTGGATCTATTTGAAGAAGGTTCCGTAACCAATATGTTGACCTCCATTGTAGGTAACGTATTTGGTTTTAAAGCCTTGCGTGCCCTGCGTTTAGAAGATATGCGGATTCCCATCGCCTATCTGAAAACCTTCCAAGGCCCTCCCCACGGAATCACCGTAGAACGGGACAAACTCAACAAATATGGTCGTCCCCTGCTCGGTTGTACCATTAAGCCCAAACTCGGTTTATCCGCTAAAAACTACGGTCGTGCGGTATACGAGTGTCTGCGCGGTGGTCTAGACTTCACCAAAGACGACGAAAACATTAACTCCCAGCCCTTCATGCGCTGGAGAGACCGCTTCCTGTTCGTTCAAGAGGCGATCGAAAAAGCCCAAGCGGAAACCGGTGAAATCAAAGGTCACTACCTGAACGTAACCGCTCCCACCGTAGAACAAATGATGCAACGGGCCGAATTCGCCAAAGAAATCGGAACCCCCATCATCATGCATGACTACCTCACCGGAGGATTCACCGCCAACACCACCCTCGCCAGATGGTGTCGCGACAACGGCGTACTGCTGCACATTCACCGCGCCATGCACGCCGTTATCGACCGTCAAAAAGCCCACGGTATCCACTTCCGCGTTCTCGCCAAATGCTTACGCATGTCTGGTGGCGACCACCTGCACTCTGGAACCGTTGTCGGTAAACTCGAAGGTGAAAAAGGCATCACCATGGGCTTCGTTGACCTCATGCGCGAAGACCACATCGAACAAGACCGTCAACGCGGAATTTACTTCACCCAAGATTGGGCTTCCATGCCTGGTGTAATGCCCGTTGCTTCCGGTGGTATTCACGTATGGCACATGCCAGCTCTGGTTGAAATCTTCGGCGACGACTCCTGCTTACAGTTCGGTGGTGGAACCTTGGGTCACCCCTGGGGTAACGCTCCCGGTGCAACCGCTAACCGGGTCGCTCTCGAAGCTTGTATCCAAGCTCGTAACGAAGGTCGTAACCTCTTCCGTGAAGGCGGAGATGTCATCCGCGAAGCTTGCAAATGGTCTCCTGAATTGGCCGTTGCTTGCGAACTCTGGAAAGAAATCAAATTCGAGTTCGAGGCCATGGATACCGTCTAA
- a CDS encoding NAD-dependent epimerase/dehydratase family protein yields the protein MAIAIQGKHILVTGVSGFLGRVVCQQLRKHGGYVTGMDRNPPEAKEPAAEPLMLPQDFIQLDLTSPNLLDLLAHQHFDAVFHLAGFVYFADSVKTPALDFNQNLVATFNLLEALRSSGFSGRLVYASTAAVYGEPRQVPIDEQTATRPISPYGASKLAAEEYIRVFSQCYGFQSAIARIFSLYGPRQQKQVIFDILCKTLLSDEAIKLFGDGCEMRDFVHVSDAARALIWLANEAKINAPIFNVCSAEGITIRDLATLIVTLADRHPDRIVFTGDRRSGDPIHWIGCNQKLLGTGFSLERSLSDGLSGTLAWFRQEF from the coding sequence ATGGCGATCGCAATTCAAGGTAAGCACATTCTCGTAACCGGAGTAAGCGGTTTTTTAGGACGGGTAGTCTGCCAGCAACTGAGAAAGCATGGCGGATATGTGACGGGTATGGATAGAAATCCACCGGAAGCAAAAGAGCCAGCAGCCGAACCCTTGATGTTGCCCCAGGACTTTATCCAACTGGATCTGACTAGCCCAAATTTGTTGGATCTTTTGGCTCACCAGCACTTTGATGCTGTTTTCCACCTGGCAGGATTCGTTTATTTTGCCGATTCCGTGAAAACTCCGGCTCTGGATTTTAATCAAAATTTGGTAGCAACTTTTAACCTGCTCGAAGCCCTCCGCAGCAGTGGGTTTTCCGGTCGCTTGGTCTATGCTTCAACCGCAGCAGTCTATGGGGAACCCCGACAAGTTCCCATTGACGAACAGACAGCGACTCGACCGATTTCTCCTTACGGCGCGAGCAAGTTGGCTGCTGAGGAGTACATTCGCGTCTTTTCCCAGTGCTACGGCTTTCAAAGCGCGATCGCCCGGATTTTTTCTCTCTACGGGCCGAGGCAACAGAAACAAGTGATATTTGATATTTTGTGTAAAACGCTGCTTTCTGACGAGGCGATAAAGCTGTTTGGCGATGGTTGCGAAATGCGGGATTTCGTTCACGTCAGTGATGCCGCTCGCGCTTTGATATGGCTGGCGAACGAAGCCAAAATCAATGCGCCAATCTTCAATGTTTGCTCTGCTGAAGGAATCACGATCCGCGACCTAGCCACCCTCATCGTTACTTTAGCCGATCGCCATCCCGATCGCATTGTCTTTACGGGCGATCGCAGAAGCGGCGATCCCATCCACTGGATTGGCTGCAATCAAAAACTGCTCGGCACTGGCTTTTCTTTGGAGCGATCGCTATCAGATGGCTTATCAGGAACTCTAGCATGGTTTCGCCAAGAGTTTTAA
- a CDS encoding ribulose bisphosphate carboxylase small subunit, whose amino-acid sequence MQTLPKERRYETLSYLPPLTDAQIKMQIQYILDQGYIAGVEFSEDSSPEMHYWTLWKLPLFHARTVNEVMAEIDACRAEYRESYVRVMGFDNIKQCQVLSFIVHKPNANLRRY is encoded by the coding sequence ATGCAAACTTTACCTAAAGAGCGCCGTTACGAAACGCTTTCTTATCTGCCTCCTCTGACTGATGCCCAGATCAAGATGCAAATCCAATACATTTTGGATCAAGGCTACATTGCTGGCGTGGAATTTAGTGAAGATTCCAGCCCCGAAATGCACTACTGGACGCTGTGGAAACTTCCCCTGTTCCACGCCAGAACCGTGAATGAAGTGATGGCTGAAATTGATGCTTGTCGTGCAGAATATCGCGAAAGCTATGTGCGGGTTATGGGATTTGACAACATTAAACAATGTCAAGTTCTGAGCTTCATTGTTCACAAACCCAATGCTAACCTCCGTCGTTACTAA